TCGACCGCTTCACCGGAAAATTCATAACCTGTAAAACGACTCTTGGGGAAAGCCCTAGCCATCTCAGCAAGTGCAAAGCCGCTACCACATCCGACATCCAATACCTCAATCCCCCCCTCGAGTCTTTCCCCCAATCGAGGTACAAGCGGCAATATTTGATCCAGTAATGGCACAATAACCGTCTGATAGCTTTCATCGGCCATAACCTCATGAAACCTGTTATAATCTTCGTACGTTACACCTCCGCCATTTTTAAAACACTTAACTATCTTATCCTCCACCGACCCAAGAACAGAAACCCACTGTGTAGTTACCGCAATATTGTTTGGTGTTGCCTCCCTCGTGAGCCATGCAGCATGCTCGGGAGGAAGCATGTACGTATTTTTTTCATGATCATGTTCAACAATCCCACCTGTAAACATAGCACCTAACCACTCCCTTACATATCGTTCGTTCAAATTTGATTTTTTCGCTATTGTCTCAGGAGTTGATGGCGGCAGTTTCCCCATCGCATCCAGAAGACCTGTCCTGTAGCCAATGGAGATCATAAAGTTCAAGGCACCGTAATTTAAAATGGTCATCATCTTCTCTGCAAATTTGTCCGATTTCGATTGATCTAATCCCACGCTTTTTTTATCACTCATCTTTTAACCCCTCCAATACATATCGATTCCTAAGAATATTTTTGGAAACCATGCTGGCCTGTCAAGTTTTTTTTAATCTAAATAATTTTTTATGGCATTATCAAAGAAATTTTAGCACTTGC
This genomic interval from Thermodesulfobacteriota bacterium contains the following:
- a CDS encoding class I SAM-dependent methyltransferase, with the translated sequence MSDKKSVGLDQSKSDKFAEKMMTILNYGALNFMISIGYRTGLLDAMGKLPPSTPETIAKKSNLNERYVREWLGAMFTGGIVEHDHEKNTYMLPPEHAAWLTREATPNNIAVTTQWVSVLGSVEDKIVKCFKNGGGVTYEDYNRFHEVMADESYQTVIVPLLDQILPLVPRLGERLEGGIEVLDVGCGSGFALAEMARAFPKSRFTGYEFSGEAVERGRKNAIKRGLKNLSLEVKDAAHFDEKKKYDLIVTFDAVHDQAEPDRVLSNIYRALKDDGVYIMQDIAGSSHVHKNTEHPIAPFLYTISCMHCMSVSLAQNGKGLGAMWGKEMACEMLEKAGFKEIDVKQLPHDPINYYYIVRK